Proteins co-encoded in one Oreochromis aureus strain Israel breed Guangdong linkage group 3, ZZ_aureus, whole genome shotgun sequence genomic window:
- the LOC116316719 gene encoding E3 ubiquitin-protein ligase RNF19B-like, producing the protein MSIRGQDQAEKKYDPLDTTLKFVNREDDLDSSCDDSLRAEMSCGHAVTPESLTRWCRYLLDEGNYKFRCPALVDGTKQCNKEWSYQEVRRLADLTVEEMQHFEESMARLALADHCEVQPCPQCKTDVERKDLSNLCVQCVVCTADQKKTYQFCWQCLKPWKGSGLRSDRCDNDGCENKDLQLMQTCKTISLPEVEGVTSCPAIRLCPTCGLRLEHNRKHCKNIECPRCKMVFCFVCLKLKRECSQTSSPYEICPSGVAPRQTSIPVWRKT; encoded by the exons ATGAGCATCCGTGGACAGGATCAGGCGGAGAAGAAATACGACCCTCTAGACACCACCCTGAAGTTTGTCAACAGGGAGGATGACTTGGATTCATCAT GTGATGACTCTCTTAGAGCAGAGATGTCCTGCGGCCACGCTGTCACTCCTGAATCTCTGACACGTTGGTGTCGCTACCTGCTGGATGAG ggGAATTACAAGTTCAGATGTCCAGCTTTAGTGGACGGCACCAAGCAGTGTAATAAAGAGTGGTCGTACCAGGAGGTACGCAGACTGGCTGATCTGACTGTGGAGGAAATGCAGCACTTTGAAGAGAGCATGGCCCGTCTGGCTCTTGCAGACCACTGCGAGGTTCAGCCA TGTCCACAGTGTAAAACAGATGTAGAGAGGAAGGATCTGTCCAACCTGTGTGTCCAGTGTGTCGTATGCACAGCTGATCAGAAGAAGACCTACCAGTTCTGCTGGCAGTGTCTGAAACCGTGGAAGGGTTCAGGCCTTCGATCTGACCGCTGTGATAACGACGGCTGTGAGAACAAAGACCTGCAACTCATGCAGACATGTAAAACCATCAGTCTGCCTGAAGTGGAGGGCGTCACCAGCTGCCCCGCCATCAGACTCTGTCCTACATGTGGCCTGAGGTTGGAGCATAacagaaaacactgcaaaaatatCGAATGTCCACGCTGCAAGATGGTGTTCTGTTTTGTCTGCCTGAAACTGAAGCGTGAATGTTCACAGACCAGTTCACCATATGAAATCTGCCCCAGTGGGGTCGCTCCAAGGCAGACCTCCATCCCTGTGTGgaggaaaacatga